One window of the Colletotrichum destructivum chromosome 6, complete sequence genome contains the following:
- a CDS encoding Putative carboxylesterase, type B, carboxylesterase type B, carboxylesterase type B, active, translating to MGVGPIYPGCPMSPRRRSFRSVMKRSRYKKGHDGPGGKSKCVSVAPYPPQPDRYARRKRSVSEVLTMVFVAYALATCLYLSAPAWSAALRCRNTSPVVDVKNGSYAGTHNPKYNQDFFLGIPYAKVPERFRVPESLDTTWNGTRPATQYPKHCIGYGEDMIGYESSEDCLYVNVVRPASVAPDAQLPVAVWIHGGGLYMGGSADRRYNLSFIVENSVKQNTPVIGVSFNYRLSVFGFPGGKEALEAGATNLGFRDQRLALHWVNENIASFGGAPDKVTIFGESSGAESVAAQVLAYNGRDDGLFRAAAAQSGFGGVIPRKVGGFNSTSYQTDYDQLVGNITSCASTVGTPASIDCLRTAPLEEFHAVLNVTGAPFAFIPVKDGDFLADFATNQLARGDFVKVPVLIGSNMDEGSAFGQGKGPSGGPINTDDDMAYAVASVIPPQAEETAGQSVDELVDGVLTLYPDDQAVGIPNLETWPHVIQPGEEIAVARGLQQRRGGAFFGDMFFGFLRRRANTVWSENGIHSFAYRFNVRPNGAPEYIGSTHFAEVAFVFNNLDGLGYTTNPFGGNDTSYTVKAAALSKTMSTAWINFFAGLNPNGAPGLSEWPVYDTAGEAGVGSDVVFGIDGAVVETDDWRKDGMDWMIEHALDVFGN from the exons ATGGGGGTCGGTCCGATATATCCTGGCTGCCCAAT GAGTCCTCGTAGGCGGTCTTTTCGTTCCGTGATGAAGCGGTCGCGGTATAAGAAGGGCCATGACGGTCCTGGTGGCAAGTCAAAATGTGTATCTGTAGCCCCATATCCGCCACAGCCCGACCGATACGCGCGCCGCAAACGGTCTGTCTCTGAGGTTCTGACCATGGTTTTCGTCGCCTACGCGTTGGCAACATGCCTGTACCTCTCCGCTCCGGCGTGGTCTGCGGCCTTGAGGTGTAGGAACACCAGCCCCGTCGTGGACGTCAAGAATGGCTCTTATGCCGGCACCCATAACCCAAAGTACAACCAGGACTTTttcctcggcatcccgtACGCTAAG GTTCCCGAGCGTTTCCGCGTTCCTGAGAGCCTTGACACAACGTGGAACGGCACCCGCCCCGCCACGCAGTACCCCAAGCACTGTATCGGCTACGGCGAAGACATGATCGGCTACGAGTCCTCCGAGGACTGTCTGTACGTCAATGTCGTCCGTCCAGCAAGCGTAGCACCCGACGCGCAGCTGCCTGTGGCCGTCTGGATTCACGGGGGCGGTCTG TATATGGGGGGCTCAGCCGACAGGCGGTACAACCTCTCTTTCATCGTGGAGAACAGCGTCAAACAGAATACTCCCGTCATCGGAGTCAGCTTCAACTACCGTCTCTCCGTCTTTGGCTTCcccggcggcaaggaggccctcgaggccggcgccacgAACCTCGGGTTCAGGGACCAGAGGTTGGCGTTGCACTGGGTCAACGAGAACATTGCCAGTTTCGGTGGCGCGCCCGACAAGGTCACCATCTTTGGCGAGAGCTCTGGCGCTGAGAGCGTTGCCGCGCAGGTGCTGGCATACAACG GACGCGACGACGGGCTTTTCAGGGCAGCAGCCGCACAGTCAGGCTTTGGAGGTGTCATCCCCCGCAAGGTCGGCGGCTTCAACTCGACTTCGTACCAGACGGACTACGATCAGCTCGTCGGGAACATCACCTCGTGCGCTTCCACTGTCGGCACCCCGGCGTCGATCGACTGCCTGCGCACCGCGCCTCTGGAAGAGTTCCACGCGGTGCTCAACGTGACGGGCGCCCCCTTTGCCTTTATTCCTGTCAAGGACGGCGACTTCCTCGCAGACTTTGCTACCAATCAGCTTGCCCGCGGGGACTTCGTCAAGGTGCCTGTTCTTATCGGGTCCAACATGGACGAAGGTTCCGCTTTTGGGCAGGGCAAGGGACCCAGCGGAGGGCCGATCAACACGGACGATGACATGGCATACGCCGTGGCCAGCGTCATCCCGCCCCAGGCCGAGGAAACAGCGGGGCAGAGTGTCGATGAGCTTGTAGATGGAGTGTTGACGCTGTACCCCGATGATCAGGCCGTTGGCATCCCGAACCTCGAGACGTGGCCGCACGTCATACAACCCGGCGAGGAGATTGCCGTGGCTCGGGGCCTGCAGCAGCGCCGTGGCGGGGCCTTCTTCGGAGACAT GTTCTTCGGTTTCTTGCGACGGAGGGCCAACACCGTCTGGTCGGAGAACGGCATTCACTCATTCGCCTACCGCTTCAACGTGCGGCCGAACGGAGCCCCAGAGTACATCGGCTCAACTCACTTTGCAGAG GTCGCATTCGTATTCAacaacctcgacggcctcggctACACCACAAACCCCTTTGGCGGCAACGACACGTCGTACACAGTAAAGGCGGCCGCCCTCTCAAAGACTATGTCCACGGCGTGGATCAACTTCTTCGCGGGTCTCAACCCCAATGGCGCGCCGGGTTTGAGTGAGTGGCCCGTCTACGACACTGCAGGCGAGGCCGGTGTGGGGAGCGACGTGgtcttcggcatcgacggcgcTGTCGTTGAAACGGATGACTGGCGTAAGGACGGCATGGACTGGATGATTGAGCACGCGCTGGACGTCTTTGGTAACTAG
- a CDS encoding Putative glycosyl transferase, family 25 produces the protein MMHFLPIRPMSRRDLCIIGAVFITIVFVLHKPFLGHIRSTSASPSLIADINNTTLGFEKILVVGLPSRTDRRDGMILQAALSNIDIDFIDGVPGNTVSDKAIPKTTEHGRLNDGAIGCWRGHMNALGEIVRRNLSSALILEDDVDWDIRIRSQLHDFALATHALTQPLLEAPSSFVDSTYPKPSENSSGTVPDIPFDHLPATVPPTFSPYGDDWDLLWIGHCGMHFPFPDRSVPKARVIHSNDVTVAPKKNLWTFNIPFTLKEKYPEHTRAVHHVQEGVCTLGYAVSQKGARRLLQEVALKDVSDAVDILLRFFCEGGKGRKSHNCLTSQPAFFHHHRPAGPMSSMSDIGNHDGFRDTSMTDMVRWSVRLNADALLEGRTDFVDQYPDDK, from the exons ATGATGCATTTCCTCCCCATTAGGCCAATGTCCAGGAGGGACTTATGCATCATCGGAGCAGTCTTCATCACGATTGTGTTCGTGCTGCATAAACCATTCCTTGGCCATATTCGGAGCacctcggcttcgccaagCTTGATAGCCGATATCAACAATACCACACTGGGC TTTGAAAAGATTCTGGTTGTCGGCCTACCGAGCCGAACAGATCGCCGAGATGGCATGATTCTCCAGGCCGCACTCAGCAACATAGACATCGATTTCATTGACGGTGTTCCTGGCAACACCGTCTCCGATAAAGCAATCCCAAAGACGACCGAGCACGGCCGCTTGAACGACGGTGCCATAGGCTGCTGGCGCGGTCATATGAACGCACTGGGAGA AATTGTTCGTCGAAACCTGTCTTCGGCCCTCATCCTCGAAGACGATGTCGACTGGGACATCAGGATCAGGTCGCAGCTTCACGACTTTGCCCTCGCCACCCATGCGCTTACTCAGCCCCTGCTGGAAGCACCCTCTTCGTTCGTTGATTCAACATACCCAAAGCCGTCCGAAAACTCCTCCGGAACGGTGCCGGACATTCCTTTTGACCACCTTCCTGCCACTGTCCCGCCCACTTTCTCGCCTTACGGCGACGATTGGGACCTCCTGTGGATCGGCCATTGCGGCATGCATTTCCCCTTTCCCGACAGGAGCGTGCCCAAAGCCCGCGTCATTCACTCCAATGACGTGACGGTCGCTCCGAAGAAGAACCTGTGGACCTTCAACATCCCTTTCACTTTGAAGGAGAAGTACCCCGAACATACCCGCGCCGTCCATCATGTGCAGGAAGGCGTCTGCACCCTCGGCTATGCCGTCAGCCAGAAGGGAGCGAGAAGGCTGTTGCAAGAGGTCGCATTGAAAGACGTGAGCGATGCTGTAGACATCCTTCTGAGGTTCTTTTGCGAAGGCGGCAAGGGACGCAAATCGCACAACTGCTTGACGTCGCAGCCTGCGTtcttccatcatcatcgcccggCCGGTCCAATGAGTTCTATGAGCGACATCGGTAATCATGACGGCTTCAGGGACACCAGTATGACCGATATGGTGAGATGGAGTGTGAGGCTGAATGCGGATGCACTTTTGGAAGGAAGGACGGACTTTGTCGACCAATACCCTGACGACAAGTGA
- a CDS encoding Putative peptidase S8/S53 domain, peptidase S8, subtilisin, Ser-active, whose amino-acid sequence MTPIRFVTIFIALISLCLSQELHPMASASDVAGSSTGSNNDDPSNRDESSKATRATPASTVDAKYIIWAREGILKEDADSFYNTLVGIVGNKDELSKVRADGVVDRVEADVQLRVERPGGTAAIRKRDNVQRRPSDDRPIIDLRMLSTPPQTPLLDYYAYDDSAGEGITIYMIDSGPFGFEHSELQPMDSSITRENIDVMDRPELIDDNSYHGTCVVSKAVGNKVGVARRANLITIRIDITPGKFRFIKAWETIRDDIKSKGLQGKAVVSSSAVFVATNDLEYNRKTLFELQDLVQSITEMDVPVICPAGNSADKPKGSIEPNTLPAVLAERLPVIVVGSAAVGGTMSRFSQRGRLLTTWAVGEEIQCANRESENGLLTTEGTSVAAPQIAGLAAYFMSHPKFRLQLRPGTVAKDMQSLIRRYSHPRARAFHYPGIAWNGFKPA is encoded by the exons ATGACGCCTATTCGCTTCGTCACTATTTTTATTGCATTGATATCATTATGTTTGTCCCAAGAGTTGCACCCAATGGCCTCTGCATCAGATGTTGCCGGGTCTTCAACAGGCAGTAACAACGATGACCCTTCAAACCGCGACGAATCGTCCAAGGCCACACGAGCAACTCCGGCCAGCACAGTCGATGCCAAATACATCATCTGGGCCAGAGAAGGTATCTTAAAAGAAGATGCCGACAGCTTCTACAATACTCTTGTAGGCATAGTTGGAAACAAAGACGAG CTCAGCAAGGTTAGAGCGGATGGCGTTGTCGACAGAGTTGAAGCCGATGTGCAACTTCGTGTTGAAAGGCCTGGTGGTACTGCCGCCATTAGAAAACGAGATAACGTTCAGCGGCGCCCTAGCGATGACAGGCCTATAATCGACCTTCGAATGCtttcaacgccgccgcagactCCGCTTCTCGATTACTATGCCTACGACGATAGCGCTGGCGAGGGGATAACCATTTACATGATCGATAGCGGCCCGTTCGGCTTCGAGCATTCTGAGCTTCAGCCCATGGATTCATCTATCACCCGCGAGAATATCGACGTAATGGATCGCCCTGAGCTAATTGATGATAACTCCTATCATGGCACCTGTGTAGTTTCAAAGGCTGTTGGCAATAAGGTTGGCGTAGCCAGGCGAGCCAACCTCATTACAATCCGCATAGATATCACACCCGGCAAATTTCGCTTCATTAAAGCCTGGGAAACTATCCGCGACGACATCAAGAGCAAGGGTCTGCAAGGAAAGGCCGTTGTTTCATCCTCGGCTGTGTTTGTAGCAACGAACGACCTCGAATACAACCGGAAAACACTTTTCGAGTTGCAAGATTTAGTGCAATCGATTACCGAGATGGATGTGCCTGTCATCTGCCCGGCCGGTAACAGTGCTGACAAACCCAAAGGGTCTATCGAACCAAATACTCTCCCAGCAGTGCTGGCCGAGCGGCTGCCCGTCATCGTGGTTGGCTCggctgccgtcggcgggaCTATGTCCAGGTTCAGCCAGCGCGGGAGATTGTTGACTACTTGGGCGGTTGGAGAAGAGATCCAGTGCGCTAATAGAGAAAGCGAAAACGGCCTTCTTACTACAGAGGGCACTTCAGTTGCCGCTCCCCAAATAGCAGGTCTTGCGGCTTACTTCATGTCGCATCCGAAATTCCGCCTTCAGTTAAGGCCAGGCACAGTAGCAAAGGACATGCAGAGCCTAATACGCAGGTACTCGCACCCGCGTGCCCGAGCCTTTCACTACCCAGGTATAGCCTGGAACGGATTCAAACCGGCGTAA
- a CDS encoding Putative Peptidase family S66, LD-carboxypeptidase A domain superfamily — protein MSSFPPPLFPKALPSGGKIALLSPSGRIKHIIPAPAKRAETLLRSLGYTVTTIFSNAGESSSATAVAEDGVDPVNASIHNRLAELRAAFADPTVDMILCTLGGSTMTELIPYIVEDSSLHALVRENPKIVVGYSDITVLHWCLRALTGLRTFYGPCAFLELSGDATSTLSSVASFSPSTSVPQDPEEGDAYVQDFHLATLLQTISRPGQPLGPVPRSRFYAPLVPSYFFLPPSPPPPKNTRSLIPSPAWTWLRPGRAEGRLFGGCLTVVSRIQGIPRITPDWRGRILFLESATGEGDQAKGNPLGRVQQAVADLAARGVFDELGGLVIGRPYGYNTEKQRAEYAAVFRSLLCHGRLANRRFPILMNVDVSHTSPKVTLPMDALAVLDSDKDEFAIIEAAVV, from the coding sequence ATGTCTTCCTTCCCACCTCCACTCTTCCCAAAAGCCCTCCCGTCTGGGGGGAAAATtgccctcctctccccttcgGGCCGCATAAAACACATAATCCCCGCCCCAGCAAAACGCGCCGAAACCCTTCTGCGGTCTCTGGGCTACACCGTCACCACAATCTTCTCTAATGCGGGGGagtcctcctccgccaccgccgtcgccgaggatgggGTCGACCCCGTCAACGCCTCCATCCACAaccgcctcgccgagctccgcgccgccttcgccgaccCCACCGTCGACATGATCCTCTGCACCCTCGGCGGCTCCACGATGACCGAGCTCATCCCCTACATCGTCGAGGACTCGTCGCTTCACGCCCTGGTCCGCGAGAACCCAAAGATCGTCGTGGGCTACTCCGACATCACCGTCCTGCACTGGTGCCTGCGCGCCCTCACTGGCCTCCGGACCTTCTACGGGCCCTGTGCGTTCCTGGAGCTCAGCGGAGACGCGACGTCCACTCTGTCCTCcgtcgcctccttctccccttccACCTCGGTGCCGCAGGACCCggaagagggcgacgccTACGTCCAGGACTTTCACCTCGCTACCCTCCTCCAGACCATCTCTCGCCCGGGTCAACCCCTAGGCCCTGTCCCCCGCTCCAGGTTCTACGCACCCCTCGTACCCTCctacttcttcttgcccccgtcgccgccgcccccaaaGAACACGCGCTCCCTCATCCCCTCTCCGGCGTGGACCTGGCTCCGCCCCGGTcgcgccgagggccgccTCTTCGGCGGGTGCCTCACGGTTGTTTCCCGCATCCAGGGAATCCCGCGAATCACCCCCGACTGGCGAGGCAggatcctcttcctcgagtcCGCGACGGGGGAGGGCGACCAGGCCAAGGGAAACCCGTTGGGCAGGGTGCAGCAGGCAGTCGCGGACCTTGCGGCGCGCGGCGTCTTCGATGAGCTCGGTGGGTTGGTCATCGGGCGGCCGTACGGGTACAACACGGAAAAGCAGAGGGCCGAGTACGCCGCAGTTTTCCGTAGTCTGCTTTGTCACGGCCGGCTGGCGAATCGCAGGTTTCCGATTCTGATGAACGTCGATGTGAGCCATACCTCGCCCAAGGTGACGTTGCCAATGGACGCGCTGGCGGTGCTGGACTCGGACAAGGACGAgttcgccatcatcgaggcggccgtggtctaa
- a CDS encoding Putative serine/threonine-protein kinase, active: MSTEPSPRAVRFSNGDDELRPDTTMPHRPVPVAVDSDNSASSADSHPDDPHALERQDEVGSLVRYQEGHIAGSMSNIVQAAVANGGTTRSLRSNASDGDASYANGTAATKIQRPSAPARTPSNTYAPAAHRRPQPAPSFVESVRASSRGRPRPSERFRQQERAYVQRLRQDHNDGYPFDGGYVNGINGISQGGDSDSEGETPSSEGPFDDRYDQETIMFYGNDDLQPSDEDLKDPTNRERLEWHGMLEAVLTGDVVKQEKKRLIGSNEQAVGKSGQKAELWLGIRSKVCGRHLPVQRRMVEEARATLDRTLDEIINFSVKGESEAGKPPYEQVKDVVKKIDKAESLYPSWTSLAAEHQSASSPLFQEASESIIAWYNTNELINTELAILKKWVGNEELDFTRTRQRSPVGNGISDESSFLDRLMKEDGLRSLYDEEFDDEKNKDAHKGMLPGISTVINKSKETLIRNFAAFQKRHLPPYIEELLTLISFPSRLIEEIIKVRLAYAKKVKESAQQNPMMQDQMISQFQLLLKLAIRIKLECLAVTQPEPGWELPPCIDESFDQVVLDALKYYFKMLNWKLSGNKNTFKEAELLFAEWDFANEIGSHLLGGDVEVAEQFSSLTFKAINRLSVTFEKELQVKPRESTAEMSKRYKQCLDSVRVRQRMLQRFSKMLSENYENASDFSIAFAPEKLQEFYDRLIVSGHFQVFTDLYEQEGIFIMASPSLMDRHDAIQSILGLSSPEQFAEDPSDPYLLILRPEGNPHWFGDVVQLSVRERSVDLKKGHMRLVAVGAQARLVDARRAFIDAVDMHVDLVVEQRSNLHKVNTRLMEIRRVAYKLSNNFMDSVEIIRKQTEGREVQELIQTCFVFATEFGQRSLLVMDSNRKQMNNLKLTKLALDWVSFICDDCIASDRKTFRWAVLALEFAMGMTRGRHILALGEEEYARLRAKVAGCMALLISHFDIMGARSNLAAQAEKERIEALVGQFKRLDKNRMLDDHEASKYITEQRLEELEKVDEIRRAKEAERQALGHVLEGNNEVDRSLAYLSSSATNITMRWQQGHFVGGGTFGNVYAAMNLDSGHLMAVKEIRLQDPKLIPTIAEQIKDEMGVLEVLDHPNVVSYYGIEVHRDRVYIFMEFCQGGSLANLLEHGRIEDEQVIMVYALQLLEGLAYLHESGIAHRDIKPENILLDHNGIIKYVDFGAAKVIARQGKTLVQDLSSTRPNKSMTGTPMYMSPEVIKGENPGRAGSVDIWSLGCVILEMATGRRPWANLDNEWAIMYNIAQGNPPQMPSTEQLSPQGIDFLGRCFTRDPKHRASAVELLQHEWIMTIRSQVVEPATPSDASSSAQSTPSSRSNTNDGFY, from the exons ATGTCCACCGAGCCGTCCCCTCGCGCCGTGAGATTCTCCAACGGAGACGACGAATTGCGCCCAGACACCACCATGCCCCATCGTCCTGtgcccgtcgccgttgacTCGGACAACTCTGCCTCGTCTGCTGATTCACATCCCGACGACCCGCACGCACTTGAGCGTCAGGATGAAGTCGGTTCCCTTGTCAGATATCAAGAGGGTCATATCGCCGGCTCCATGTCCAACATCGTTCAGGCCGCCGTAGCCAACGGCGGCACCACTCGCAGTCTACGAAGCAACGCCAGCGACGGTGATGCTTCCTACGCCAACGGCACTGCCGCGACCAAAATCCAACGGCCCAGCGCCCCCGCAAGGACGCCCTCCAACACCTacgccccggccgcccaTCGCAGGCCACAACCCGCTCCTTCATTTGTCGAATCCGTTCGAGCCTCGTCTAgaggccgccctcgtccgAGTGAGAGGTTTCGTCAGCAGGAGAGGGCCTACGTCCAGAGGCTGCGTCAGGACCACAACGATGGCTACCCTTTCGACGGCGGATACGTAAACGGCATAAACGGCATAAGCCAAGGCGGTGATTCCGATTCCGAGGGTGAGACACCATCGTCCGAGGGCCCGTTCGACGACAGATACGACCAGGAGACCATCATGTTCTacggcaacgacgacctGCAACCGAGCGATGAGGATCTGAAAGACCCCACCAACCGTGAACGACTAGAATGGCATGGCATGCTCGAGGCTGTCTTGACTGGAGATGTTGTCaagcaagaaaaaaaacGGTTGATCGGATCCAACGAACAAGCAGTTGGGAAGAGTGGGCAAAAGGCGGAGCTGTGGCTGGGGATTCGCTCAAAGGTCTGCGGGCGGCATCTCCCAGTGCAGAGGCGAATGGTAGAAGAGGCTCGCGCAACGTTGGACCGCACGCTGGACGAGATCATCAACTTCTCGGTCAAGGGCGAGAGCGAGGCTGGGAAGCCACCGTACGAACAGGTGAAGGATGTGGTCAAGAAGATCGACAAAGCCGAAAGCCTGTACCCTTCGTGGACCTCACTGGCCGCCGAGCACCAATCGGCCAGCTCCCCGCTCTTCCAAGAAGCTTCGGAATCCATCATTGCATGGTACAACACCAATGAACTTATCAACACGGAGCTTGCCATCCTCAAGAAGTGGGTCGGCAATGAAGAGTTGGACTTCACGCGGACACGACAACGTTCACCCGTGGGCAACGGTATTAGTGACGAATCGTCTTTCCTTGACCGGCTGATGAAGGAGGATGGCTTGAGATCACTTTACGACGAGGAGTTCGACGACGAAAAGAACAAGGATGCTCATAAGGGCATGCTGCCTGGCATCTCTACCGTCATCAACAAGTCCAAGGAGACGCTTATCCGCAATTTTGCCGCTTTCCAGAAACGACATCTCCCACCATACATAGAGGAGCTTCTGACCCTCATCAGTTTCCCGTCTCGACTGATCGAAGAGATCATCAAAGTAAGGCTTGCTTACGCTaagaaggtcaaggagtCTGCGCAGCAAAACCCCATGATGCAGGACCAGATGAtcagccagtttcagctGCTCCTGAAGCTAGCCATTCGCATCAAGCTGGAATGTCTTGCCGTCACACAACCAGAGCCCGGCTGGGAGCTCCCCCCTTGCATCGACGAGTCCTTTGACCAGGTTGTGCTGGACGCTCTCAAATACTACTTCAAGATGCTCAACTGGAAGTTGAGCGGCAACAAGAACACcttcaaggaggccgaaCTTTTGTTCGCTGAATGGGACTTCGCCAACGAGATAGGCAGCCACCTCCTGGGCGgagacgtcgaggtcgctGAGCAGTTCAGCTCGCTCACGTTCAAGGCCATCAACCGTCTCAGTGTCACCTTTGAGAAAGAGCTTCAAGTGAAGCCGAGAGAGAGTACTGCTGAGATGAGCAAGAGATACAAGCAGTGTTTGGACTCGGTCCGCGTGAGGCAAAGAATGCTGCAACGTTTCTCCAAGATGCTGAGCGAAAACTACGAAAACGCGTCTGACTTCAGCATCGCATTCGCGCCAGAGAAGCTGCAAGAGTTCTACGACAGACTCATCGTCTCGGGCCACTTCCAAGTCTTCACAGACCTCTACGAGCAGGAAGGCATATTCATTATGGCATCGCCCTCTTTGATGGACAGACACGACGCAATCCAATCCATTCTGGGTCTTAGCTCGCCCGAGCAGTTCGCAGAGGACCCTAGCGACCCGTATCTTTTGATATTGCGGCCCGAAGGCAACCCGCACTGGTTCGGTGACGTGGTTCAGCTTTCGGTTCGCGAGCGGAGCGTCGACCTGAAGAAGGGCCACATGAGGCTAGTCGCCGTTGGTGCTCAGGcgcggctcgtcgacgccaggAGAGCCTtcatcgacgccgttgacATGCATGTGGACCTGGTAGTAGAACAGCGATCAAACTTGCATAAGGTCAACACGCGTCTGATGGAGATCAGGCGCGTTGCATACAAGCTTTCCAACAACTTCATGGACAGTGTCGAGATCATCCGCAAACAGACCGAAGGCAGAGAGGTCCAGGAGCTTATCCAAACCTGCTTTGTCTTTGCGACAGAATTCGGCCAGCGCTCGCTGCTCGTCATGGACAGCAACCGGAAACAAATGAACAACCTTAAGCTCACCAAGCTTGCACTGGACTGGGTCAGTTTCATCTGCGACGACTGTATCGCTTCGGATCGAAAGACGTTCCGTTGGGCAGTTCTGGCTCTGGAGTTTGCCATGGGGATGACCAGGGGGCGACACATCCTGGCcttgggcgaggaggaaTACGCCAGGCTTCGGGCCAAGGTAGCCGGCTGCATGGCTCTCCTCATCTCGCATTTTGACATCATGGGGGCCAGATCCAACCTGGCTGCGCAGGCAGAGAAGGAGCGCATTGAGGCTTTGGTTGGTCAGTTCAAGCGTCTTGATAAAAATCGGATGCTTGACGACCACGAAGCCTCCAAGTATATCACGGAGCAGCGcttggaggagctcgagaaggtcGATGAGATCAGAAGGGCCAaggaggcagagaggcaAGCGCTCGGCCACGTGCTCGAAGGAAACAACGAGGTTGACCGCTCACTGGCCTacctctcgtcctcggctaCCAACATCACGATGCGCTGGCAACAGGGCCATTTTGTTGGCGGTGGTACCTTTGGCAACGTTTACGCCGCCATGAACTTGGACTCGGGCCATTTGATggccgtcaaggagatcCGGTTGCAGGATCCAAAGTTGATCCCCACCATTGCCGAGCAGATCAAGGACGAAATGGGCGTTTTGGAGGTCCTCGACCACCCCAACGTCGTCTCCTACTACGGCATTGAAGTCCACCGCGACAGAGTCTACATCTTCATGGAGTTTTGCCAGGGCGGCTCTCTGGCGAATCTGCTGGAGCACGGCCGTATCGAAGACGAACAAGTTATCATGGTTTACGCATTGCAGTTGCTTGAGGGTCTCGCTTACCTTCACGAGAGCGGCATTGCTCACCGCGATATCAAACCTGAGA ATATTCTACTTGACCACAATGGTATCATCAAGTATGTCGACTTTGGAGCAGCCAAGGTCATTGCCAGGCAGGGCAAGACTCTCGTCCAGGATCTCTCCTCCACGAGACCTAATAAGTCCATGACGGGAACACCAATGTACATGTCTCCCGAAGTGATTAAGGGCGAAAACCCTGGAAGGGCCGGCTCGGTTGACATCTGGTCTCTGGGCTGCGTCATTCTTGAGATGGCTACCggtcgccgcccttgggCCAACCTGGACAACGAGTGGGCAATCATGTACAACATTGCGCAGGGCAACCCTCCCCAAATGCCGTCAACCGAACAGCTCAGCCCCCAGGGCATCGACTTCTTGGGGAGGTGCTTCACCAGGGACCCCAAGCATCGTGCGTCCGCTGTTGAGCTCCTGCAGCACGAGTGGATCATGACGATTCGCAGCCAGGTCGTAGAGCCGGCCACGCCTAGTGACGCGAGTTCCTCGGCTCAGTCAACACCCAGCTCCAGGAGTAACACCAACGACGGTTTCTACTAG